A region from the Thauera humireducens genome encodes:
- a CDS encoding heavy-metal-associated domain-containing protein, protein MQTTTLTISGMRDEQCLRLVTNAIQDLPGIGYLEISLETGQATIEHGVFVSPADIYQAVEDAGFSAR, encoded by the coding sequence ATGCAGACCACCACCCTGACGATCAGCGGCATGCGCGACGAGCAATGCCTGCGCCTGGTCACCAACGCCATCCAGGACCTGCCGGGCATCGGCTATCTCGAGATCTCGCTCGAGACCGGACAGGCGACGATCGAGCACGGCGTTTTCGTGTCCCCGGCCGACATCTACCAGGCCGTCGAGGACGCCGGTTTCAGCGCGCGCTGA
- a CDS encoding 3'-5' exonuclease family protein, whose translation MRVSSATLLSIPRFASGGLAFVDIETNGGPAQRASITEIGIVQVDEDGVREWSTLIRPASRIPDYIQRLTGIDNDMVADAPTFAEVADEVFDRLDGRLFVAHNARFDHGHLRAAFRRAGLDIRPQVLCTVKLSRRLFPEYRHHGLDHLIARHGLAASARHRALADAALLWQFWQKIHSHFAPGHIEQQVRELIGHPSLPPHLAAEQLADLPDAPGVYLFYGERDGHASLPLYVGKSTRLRSRVLSHFAADHQSDRELSLSQQVRRIDWIETAGEIGALLKEAELIKQLQPTHNRLLRRNRDLCTWRLSADMVGDWQLELMHAADLDFGRHDDLFGLFRSRREATNRLRALARDHALCPPLLGLEKHTPGARCFDFQLKRCRGACNGGESPAAHGLRLIEALHGLKLESWSWTGPIGLREGTTLHVVDGWRFLGSARSEDELADVLERGRPAFDMDIYKILVRAVGRLPVVPLHAVPPPSGAAR comes from the coding sequence TTGCGGGTGTCTTCAGCAACCCTGCTCTCCATTCCGCGCTTCGCCTCCGGCGGCCTTGCCTTCGTGGATATCGAAACCAATGGCGGCCCCGCACAGCGCGCGTCGATCACCGAGATCGGCATCGTCCAGGTCGACGAGGACGGCGTGCGCGAGTGGTCGACGCTGATTCGTCCAGCCTCGCGCATCCCGGATTACATCCAGCGCCTGACCGGCATCGACAATGACATGGTGGCCGATGCGCCCACCTTCGCCGAAGTGGCCGACGAAGTCTTCGACCGCCTGGATGGACGGCTCTTCGTCGCGCACAACGCACGCTTCGACCATGGCCACCTGCGCGCGGCCTTTCGTCGCGCCGGGCTCGACATCCGGCCGCAGGTGCTGTGCACGGTCAAGCTGTCGCGGCGACTGTTCCCGGAATACCGCCACCATGGGCTTGACCACCTCATTGCGCGCCACGGCCTGGCCGCCAGCGCCCGCCACCGTGCACTCGCCGACGCAGCGCTGCTGTGGCAGTTCTGGCAGAAGATCCACTCGCATTTCGCGCCCGGCCACATCGAGCAGCAGGTCCGCGAGCTCATTGGTCATCCGAGCCTTCCGCCACATCTGGCCGCCGAACAACTCGCCGACCTGCCCGACGCCCCAGGCGTCTATCTGTTCTACGGCGAGCGCGACGGCCACGCCAGCCTGCCGCTCTACGTCGGCAAGAGCACCCGCCTGCGCAGCCGCGTGCTGTCGCACTTTGCCGCCGACCACCAGAGCGACCGCGAACTGAGCCTGAGCCAGCAGGTGCGGCGCATCGACTGGATCGAAACCGCCGGGGAGATCGGTGCGCTGCTGAAGGAAGCCGAACTGATCAAGCAGCTCCAACCCACCCACAACCGCCTGCTGCGACGCAACCGTGACCTGTGCACCTGGCGGCTCTCGGCCGACATGGTCGGTGACTGGCAGCTCGAACTCATGCATGCCGCAGACCTCGACTTCGGCCGGCACGATGACCTTTTCGGCCTGTTCCGCAGCCGGCGCGAGGCGACCAACCGTCTGCGCGCGCTCGCCCGCGACCACGCACTGTGTCCGCCATTGCTGGGGCTCGAGAAGCACACCCCCGGGGCACGCTGCTTCGACTTCCAGCTCAAGCGCTGCCGCGGCGCCTGCAACGGCGGAGAGTCACCCGCCGCGCACGGCCTGCGACTGATCGAAGCACTGCACGGCCTGAAGCTCGAAAGCTGGTCCTGGACCGGACCAATCGGCCTGCGCGAGGGAACGACACTTCACGTTGTCGACGGCTGGCGCTTCCTCGGCAGCGCGCGCAGCGAAGACGAACTGGCCGACGTGCTCGAACGCGGCCGGCCGGCGTTCGACATGGATATCTACAAGATCCTGGTGAGGGCGGTCGGGCGCCTGCCTGTCGTGCCGCTGCATGCCGTCCCACCCCCTTCAGGCGCGGCTCGCTGA
- a CDS encoding EAL domain-containing protein has protein sequence MNLDQSVHLQRRIHRFAVMGILITGLLVALATAIPMYRHAYTLVSNSHMEGVRAQAQAVGQYLEKATELARQIASRSAVRDKLAQYNRWEISLAEMVQFSAPRIREALDQAGNIAGMVRYDAEGNPVLELGIALPDAAQALAGPNAIATRRTGPVTTADGHYLLVSAPILSREGELVGTDVLAFGLSQLQAPLTLAHGSLPRTRLLVFNGESGTTVELAATGAVLRIFDATESAPVYLRRAVDGPAGQQHVARNGPDDMVFYTAIREMPGWSFAYSIQASDFYRPVLWQILLPLSMIALLVSAGAVLTARTIRPMAERALQQARELAELGESRQLAASVFDASPQAVLIMDASHRIIEANRASISITGYRQSELHGKPLCETLFRPERRAACDEMLWQRVDAHNGWQGETELVRRSGEVFPAWQSVTPVHDASGVIRHYVCMFTDIGDEKRAEERIRHLAHHDPLTELPNRALLTDRLAHGLDRARRHGTRLAVLFIDLDRFKYINDSLGHPVGDKLLKVVADRFTTALREEDTLSRIGGDEFVVILEDLGATDDAARVAGKLLEVLETPLQVEGHELFIGASIGISLFPTDGDSIDALVRCADSAMYRAKEAGRNTFQFFTPEQARESRERFELERDLRQAVERGELRLLYQPQADCVTGRIVGVEALVRWQHPTRGLVSPDLFIPLAEEVGFIGKIGAWVLHTACAQARRWEEEGHDLRIAVNLSGQQISRDGLVELVHDVLARTGLSPQLLELEITEGHLLQRVEHCISTLRDLKSLGVTLAIDDFGTGYSSLSYLKKLPVDRLKIDRNFVEGIPDDRDDVAIVATILSMARNLGLEVIAEGVENDTQLTHLRNAHCTEYQGYLLSRPVPPAEVEALLDAVA, from the coding sequence ATGAATCTGGATCAAAGCGTTCACCTGCAGCGCCGAATTCACCGCTTTGCCGTGATGGGCATTCTCATCACAGGGCTGCTCGTGGCGCTCGCAACAGCGATCCCGATGTATCGCCATGCGTACACCCTGGTCTCGAACTCGCACATGGAAGGCGTGCGTGCGCAGGCGCAGGCGGTCGGCCAGTACCTCGAGAAGGCTACCGAGCTCGCACGGCAGATCGCGAGCCGCAGTGCCGTGCGCGACAAGCTTGCGCAGTACAACCGCTGGGAGATCAGTCTCGCGGAGATGGTCCAGTTCTCGGCACCACGTATCCGCGAAGCGCTCGACCAGGCAGGCAACATCGCGGGCATGGTCCGTTACGATGCAGAAGGAAACCCGGTACTCGAACTCGGTATCGCCCTGCCTGACGCTGCGCAGGCCCTGGCCGGCCCGAATGCCATCGCCACCCGGCGCACCGGGCCGGTCACGACCGCCGACGGTCACTATCTGCTGGTAAGCGCGCCGATCCTGTCGCGAGAAGGCGAACTTGTGGGTACCGACGTGCTCGCTTTCGGGCTTTCGCAGCTGCAGGCACCTTTGACGCTCGCGCATGGCTCCCTGCCACGCACCCGGCTGCTGGTGTTCAACGGCGAAAGCGGTACCACCGTTGAACTGGCGGCGACGGGCGCCGTCCTCCGCATCTTCGACGCGACGGAGTCAGCGCCCGTCTATCTGCGCCGTGCCGTCGATGGACCGGCAGGCCAGCAGCACGTGGCACGCAACGGGCCGGATGACATGGTGTTCTATACGGCAATTCGCGAGATGCCGGGCTGGAGCTTCGCCTACTCGATCCAGGCCAGCGACTTCTACCGCCCCGTGCTGTGGCAGATCCTGCTGCCACTGTCGATGATCGCGCTGCTGGTCAGTGCAGGCGCCGTACTCACGGCACGGACCATCCGGCCCATGGCCGAACGCGCACTGCAGCAAGCGCGCGAGCTCGCTGAACTCGGCGAAAGTCGGCAACTTGCCGCCAGCGTTTTCGACGCCAGTCCCCAGGCAGTCCTCATCATGGACGCTTCGCACCGCATCATCGAGGCCAATCGCGCAAGCATCAGCATCACCGGCTATCGCCAGTCCGAACTGCATGGCAAGCCGCTGTGCGAGACCCTGTTCCGTCCCGAAAGGCGCGCCGCATGCGACGAAATGCTGTGGCAGCGCGTCGATGCGCACAACGGTTGGCAGGGCGAAACCGAGCTCGTGCGTCGTTCCGGAGAGGTCTTTCCCGCCTGGCAGAGCGTTACCCCGGTTCATGACGCCAGTGGCGTCATACGCCACTATGTCTGCATGTTCACCGACATCGGCGACGAGAAGCGGGCCGAGGAGAGGATTCGCCATCTCGCTCATCACGACCCCCTTACCGAGCTTCCGAACCGTGCCCTGCTCACCGACCGCCTCGCACACGGGCTCGATCGCGCGCGCAGGCACGGAACCAGGCTGGCCGTCCTTTTCATCGATCTCGATCGCTTCAAGTACATCAACGACAGCCTGGGCCACCCTGTTGGTGACAAGCTGCTGAAGGTCGTCGCCGACCGTTTCACCACGGCCTTGCGGGAAGAAGACACCCTATCGCGCATCGGCGGCGACGAGTTCGTAGTGATTCTGGAGGATCTCGGTGCCACCGATGATGCCGCCCGGGTCGCCGGAAAGTTGCTCGAGGTGCTGGAGACGCCCCTGCAGGTGGAAGGTCATGAGCTCTTCATCGGGGCGAGCATCGGCATCAGCCTATTCCCGACTGATGGTGACTCGATCGACGCGCTCGTCCGCTGCGCCGACTCGGCGATGTATCGGGCAAAGGAAGCCGGGCGCAACACCTTCCAGTTCTTCACGCCCGAGCAAGCCCGTGAGAGTCGCGAACGCTTCGAGCTCGAACGCGATCTGCGCCAGGCCGTGGAGCGGGGCGAGTTGCGTCTGCTCTATCAGCCACAGGCGGACTGCGTCACTGGCCGCATTGTCGGTGTCGAGGCACTGGTGCGCTGGCAACACCCGACGCGTGGGCTCGTTTCCCCAGACCTCTTCATACCCCTCGCCGAAGAAGTCGGCTTCATCGGCAAGATCGGCGCTTGGGTGCTCCACACTGCATGTGCGCAAGCGCGTCGCTGGGAAGAAGAGGGTCACGACCTGCGCATCGCAGTCAACTTGTCCGGCCAGCAGATCTCGCGTGATGGCCTCGTTGAGCTCGTACATGATGTGCTCGCCAGGACCGGACTTTCACCCCAGCTACTGGAACTCGAGATTACCGAAGGTCACCTCCTGCAACGCGTTGAGCATTGCATCTCGACCTTGCGGGATCTGAAGTCGCTGGGCGTAACCCTCGCGATCGATGATTTCGGCACGGGATACTCCTCGCTCAGCTACTTGAAGAAGCTACCTGTCGACCGCCTGAAGATCGACCGTAATTTCGTCGAAGGAATCCCTGACGACCGCGACGACGTCGCCATCGTCGCCACCATCCTGTCCATGGCCCGCAACCTCGGCCTCGAGGTGATCGCCGAGGGCGTGGAAAACGATACTCAACTCACTCACCTCCGCAACGCCCACTGCACCGAGTATCAGGGCTACCTCCTCAGTCGCCCTGTGCCGCCAGCCGAAGTCGAAGCTTTGCTGGACGCTGTAGCGTAA